ATCGTAGAAGCTGTGCGTCATATCCGTAAGGTCAATGCACAAGTACGTAAAGTCGTTTCGATGAGTGAAGATGAATTGATGACAGAGGCTAAGCTGCTTGGAGCCCCATATGAACTGCTTCTTGAGATTAAACATCTCGGACGCCTCCCTGTAGTCAACTTTGCAGCTGGTGGAGTAGCAACGCCTGCAGATGCTGCACTTATGATGCAGTTAGGTGCTGATGGAGTATTTGTTGGTTCCGGAATCTTTAAATCTGATAATCCAGCAAAATTCGCTAGAGCGATCGTGGAAGCAACAACCCACTACCAGGACTATAAACTAATTGCAGAGATTTCAAAAAATCTTGGGATTGCCATGAAAGGTATTGAAATATCAAGTCTCTCTCCTGAAGCACGTATGCAGGATCGTGGATGGTAAAGTGTTTTTCCAATGCCTTAAGGTTGGAGTACAGTGTGCTTAATTGTTGTTAGACTATTTGGATATTTCGAAAAATTAAAAATACCCAGTTGACATTGTATTTTCTGGCACATATACTCGAGTTAGAAAATAATAATGAATAGTTGGTTTTGAAAGGAGTTTTGGGGCATGCAAACATTGGATACAGTGATTGCTACAGGATATGCTAAAGCTCCACAGGGAACTTCCATGTATGAAATGTATAAGCATGCGGGAATTGTCCTCGAAGTGGATCTGAAAGAGCATATCATTATCGGCGCCGAATTCACATTTGTAGCTGAACTAACAAAAAATTATTTTCAAAAACTGCTGATAGGCTACTGTCTTCAAGACGGGGTTGAGCCGCTGATTAAACGAATTCAAAGCTTTTATTTTGCTCCATCTCAGCAAGCGATCATTGTGGCTCTCCAAGCTGCAGTTCAACGTTACTGGGATAACGTGAAGCAAATGAATACATAACGTTTGGTTATAATAAAGTGGGAAGATGACCTCTTCCCATGGTCTTATTAAAACCGGGCAGACATGGACACTGTGTAAGGAATGTTCGTTAGAACAACATTCTTTATAGAGGATTCATGTTTTGCTCGGTTTTTTATATTTCCGAACTGTTAAAAACAACAATAGCCGATGGAGAGGAAGGGAAAAAAGATGAGCAAGCTGATTACATGCGAAGACGCGGTAAAAAAGGTTAAAAGCGGCTCACGGATTATGGTAGGGGGGTTTGGACTTGTAGGAAGTCCGCTGAGTTTGATTGACGCTTTGGCTCAGACGGAAGTGAAAGACTTAGAGATTATTAGTAATAACCTTGGAGAACCAGGGAGAGGTCTTGGAGTTTTAGTACGGCAAAAACAAGTAAAAAAAGCGATAGGTTCATATTTTACATCCAACCCAGAGGTAGTTAAAGCCTTTCTGAATAAAGAATTGGAAGTTGAGCTGCTCCCGCAAGGAACGATGTCGGAAGCGATTCGAGCGGGCGGTGCGGGCCTGGGAGGGTTTTATACGCCGGTCGCCGTAGGAACGAAAATTGCCGAAGCCAAAGAAGAGCGTACTCTTAACGGTAAAAAATTTGTGTTCCAAGAACCTCTTAAAGCTAATGTTGCTTTAATTAAAGCGAAAAAAGCAGATCAATTAGGAAATCTCATATACAACAAATCGGCTAGAAACTTCAATCCTATGATGGCGACAGCTGCGGATGTGGTTATTGCAGAGGTAGACGAGATTGTGGAGGCAGGTCAAATTTCTCCTGAAGAAATTGTGACCCCGCATTTATATGTTGATTATATCGTTTTGAAGGGAGTGAACTAGCTTGAACGTGAAACAATACATTGCTGCAAGAGCGGCGAAGGAATTAAAGCATGGCGATATCGTCAATTTGGGGATAGGGATTCCAACGCTTGTCGCTGATTATATACCATCCGATGTTGAAGTTTTCTTACACTCGGAAAACGGAATTCTTGGAGTAGGACCTACCCCTGACTTAGAGAACATTGACCAAAATCTTGTCAATGCAGGGAAACTGCCCGTCACAGTATTGGAAGGTTCATCCTTTTTTGATAGTGCCTCATCTTTTGCGATGATTCGTGGAGGACATGTAAGTGTTTCAATTCTTGGGGTGCTGCAAATTGACGCGATTGGGCGGATCGCCAACTGGGCCGTACCAGGAAAAAGTGTTCTTGGTGTAGGCGGGGCGATGGATTTATTGGAAGGCTCCAATAAGGTGATCGTAACAACGCTGCATACGAATAACCAAGGGGAGTCAAAAATCGTCAAGGAATTAACCTATCCAATCACCTCTGAACGCAAAGTCGATTTAGTTATTACTGATTTGGCGGTTTTCACTGTAAAGGAAGATGGACTTTATCTTATTGAGCTGTCCCCTGGAGTTTCCCTTGAGGAAGTTCAACAGAAAACGGACGCTCCCTTCCACATTGCCGAAGCTTTTAATATAGGCAAAGAGGTGACGGCGTAATGGTAGTAATCGTAAATGCATTTCGGACTGCTATCGGAACCTTCGGCGGGTCACTGGCGGATACATCACCAGAAGAGCTAGTATCCCTTGTTATGAAAAATAATCTTTCGGCTTCCGGTTATGGTGCCAATATTGTCGATGAAGTCATCGTCGGACAAACAAAGCAAAGTGCGCATGCTCCAAATATTGCTAGGGTCGCTGCCTTGCATGCCCAATTTCCTGAATCGATTCCTGCTTATACTGTTCATCGTCAGTGTGGTTCGGGGATGCAGGCCGTCATTAACGGAGCGATGTCCATTTTGACTGGTCAGGCAGAGGTTATTTTAGCAGGAGGTGTAGAAAGTATGTCTCAAGCTCCCCATTATACGGTCGGTTCGCGATTCGGCCTTAAGATGGGAGATTTGACACTGTTTGATTCAAATACGGAAAGTCAGCCAAAATCCCAGCCTGAAGAGATATATGGTCGATTTACGATGGGGCAAACAGCCGAATGGCTTGCTGAAAAATATAACATAAGCCGCCGTGAACAAGATGAATTTGCCTTCACGAGTCAGCAGAAAACGAAACGTGCGATTGAAATGGGCCGGTTTGAAGAAGAAATCATTCCTGTTCCGGTAAAGGAAGGAAAAAGGGGAATTAGACACTTTGCGACAGATGAGCACCCAAGATTGACGAACATCGAAAAGTTAGGAACTCTACTTCCTGTGTTTCAAAAGGATGGTACGGTAACTGCAGGAAACTCATCAGGCAGAAATGATGGAGCCTCCATGCTGCTGTTAATGTCGGAAGAAAAAGCGGAACAGCTTGGAGTAGTTCCTATGGCAAGGATCCGTTCCTTTGCTGCAACGGGTGTATCACCAAAAGAAATGGGAATCGGTCCGATACCTGCCTCCCAAATCGCGTTGAAAAAGGCGGGTCTTTGTTTGGAAGATATCGATTTGATTGAATTAAATGAAGCGTTCGCAGCGCAAAGTCTTGCTTGTTTAAGAGAATGGGGCATTAAAGGTGACAACGTGAATGTAAATGGAGGAGCGATTGCACTAGGCCATCCACTGGGGTGTTCCGGTGCAAGAATCGTCACTACATTATGCCATGAGCTTGAAAAGCAAAAACGGCAATATGGCCTTGCAACGATTTGTGTAGCAGGGGGATTAGGAATGGCAATGGTGGTGGAAAGATGGATGGAATAAAAAAAGACTATGTGTTTCATCGAGATTTAAAAAAGGAGTACCCAATTATTACCCACGGTGAAGGGGTCTATCTCATAGATGAAAACGGGAAAAAATATTTGGATGCTTGCTCGGGGGCGGTTGCAGCCAACTTGGGTCATGGGATTTCTTCTATTGGAGAGGCGATGGCAGAACAAGCAAAAAAAGCGGCTTTTGTCCATACAATGCGTTTTGAGACAAAAGCGTTGCATGCACTGGCTGAGACAATCGGAAAAATGGCACCAGACCATTTAAATAAAGTGTATTTTACAACCGGAGGCTCAGAAGCAAATGAAAGCGCTTTGAAGCTGGCGAGGCAATTTCATAGGGATGCCGGCAGACCCCAAAAACACATTGTGATCGGGCGTTGGCAATCATATCACGGTAACACCATCGGTTCTTTATCAGCAGGAGGAGACGTTAAAAGAAGACATGCATACACTCCTAATCTTTTAAACTATGCCCATGTCTATTCTCCGTACTGCCACCGATGTCCATACGATCGTCAAAAAGATGATTGTCTCTCCAAACAAAACTGGACGTGTGTAACGGATATTGAAAGAACCATTTTAGAGCTTGGTCCTGAGAACGTGTCTGTATTTATCGCCGAACCGATTGTCGGAAGCCAGCAAGGTGCTGTACCACCGCCACCGGGGTATTTTGAGAAAGTTAGAGAGTTGTGTGACCGGTACGAAATCGTCTTAATTATCGATGAAGTGATGACTGGATTCGGCCGTACTGGCACCAACTTCGCGACAGAACAGCTTGGAATCGAACCTGATATTATCACGTTTGGAAAAGGGGTTTCGGCAGGATATGCTCCGCTGGCCGGGATGATTGTTCATGAACGGTTGATAGATGGGCTTATTCAAAACAGCGACGGAAAATTTATTCACGGCTATACCTATAGCGGGCATCCTGTGGCAGTGGCAGCCGGCCTTGCTGCCCTGGATGTATATAAGCGTGACAGGGTGCTGGAAAATGTGAAAGAGCAGAGTTCTTACCTTTTCGATAGGCTTTTAGAACTTAAGCAAAAACATACCTGTATATCCGATGTCCGGGGCAGGGGGCTTTTAATTGGAATGGAGCTTATCAAGGATTGGGAGCGTGATTTACTGTTCAATCCATCTGAAAAGGCAGCTGAAACATTGAATAGTATTGCGATGGAACTTGGTGCGGTTTTTTATCCGGGTACCGGTTCAATTGACGGCACAAATGGGGAACATCTAATCATCAGCCCCCCTTTAAATGTCACGAAAAAAGAGATTGATGAGATTGTGAGAATATTAGACGGATCATTATCAATATTCGAAGGTCAATTAAGAAAGGATGAGGCATATGAAATTGCAAAGTAAAACAAAAGAAATTCAAGAGAAAGCACGAAAGCATCTATCTCCTGTCATGACAAGGGTCACCGAACTAGTCATTGAAAAAGCGCATGGCGCAAAATTTTGGACGACAGACGGAAAAGAATATATCGATTTCGTCTCAGGAGTGGCCGTCAATGCAGTTGGACATACGAACAAAAAAATGGTGGAAGCCATTCAGAAGCAAGCTGAAGCCTTGATACATCTTGGGTTGAACTA
This genomic stretch from Neobacillus niacini harbors:
- a CDS encoding DUF3870 domain-containing protein, translating into MQTLDTVIATGYAKAPQGTSMYEMYKHAGIVLEVDLKEHIIIGAEFTFVAELTKNYFQKLLIGYCLQDGVEPLIKRIQSFYFAPSQQAIIVALQAAVQRYWDNVKQMNT
- a CDS encoding 3-oxoacid CoA-transferase subunit B; translated protein: MNVKQYIAARAAKELKHGDIVNLGIGIPTLVADYIPSDVEVFLHSENGILGVGPTPDLENIDQNLVNAGKLPVTVLEGSSFFDSASSFAMIRGGHVSVSILGVLQIDAIGRIANWAVPGKSVLGVGGAMDLLEGSNKVIVTTLHTNNQGESKIVKELTYPITSERKVDLVITDLAVFTVKEDGLYLIELSPGVSLEEVQQKTDAPFHIAEAFNIGKEVTA
- a CDS encoding thiolase family protein encodes the protein MVVIVNAFRTAIGTFGGSLADTSPEELVSLVMKNNLSASGYGANIVDEVIVGQTKQSAHAPNIARVAALHAQFPESIPAYTVHRQCGSGMQAVINGAMSILTGQAEVILAGGVESMSQAPHYTVGSRFGLKMGDLTLFDSNTESQPKSQPEEIYGRFTMGQTAEWLAEKYNISRREQDEFAFTSQQKTKRAIEMGRFEEEIIPVPVKEGKRGIRHFATDEHPRLTNIEKLGTLLPVFQKDGTVTAGNSSGRNDGASMLLLMSEEKAEQLGVVPMARIRSFAATGVSPKEMGIGPIPASQIALKKAGLCLEDIDLIELNEAFAAQSLACLREWGIKGDNVNVNGGAIALGHPLGCSGARIVTTLCHELEKQKRQYGLATICVAGGLGMAMVVERWME
- a CDS encoding aspartate aminotransferase family protein; the protein is MDGIKKDYVFHRDLKKEYPIITHGEGVYLIDENGKKYLDACSGAVAANLGHGISSIGEAMAEQAKKAAFVHTMRFETKALHALAETIGKMAPDHLNKVYFTTGGSEANESALKLARQFHRDAGRPQKHIVIGRWQSYHGNTIGSLSAGGDVKRRHAYTPNLLNYAHVYSPYCHRCPYDRQKDDCLSKQNWTCVTDIERTILELGPENVSVFIAEPIVGSQQGAVPPPPGYFEKVRELCDRYEIVLIIDEVMTGFGRTGTNFATEQLGIEPDIITFGKGVSAGYAPLAGMIVHERLIDGLIQNSDGKFIHGYTYSGHPVAVAAGLAALDVYKRDRVLENVKEQSSYLFDRLLELKQKHTCISDVRGRGLLIGMELIKDWERDLLFNPSEKAAETLNSIAMELGAVFYPGTGSIDGTNGEHLIISPPLNVTKKEIDEIVRILDGSLSIFEGQLRKDEAYEIAK
- a CDS encoding CoA transferase subunit A, with the protein product MSKLITCEDAVKKVKSGSRIMVGGFGLVGSPLSLIDALAQTEVKDLEIISNNLGEPGRGLGVLVRQKQVKKAIGSYFTSNPEVVKAFLNKELEVELLPQGTMSEAIRAGGAGLGGFYTPVAVGTKIAEAKEERTLNGKKFVFQEPLKANVALIKAKKADQLGNLIYNKSARNFNPMMATAADVVIAEVDEIVEAGQISPEEIVTPHLYVDYIVLKGVN